In Phoenix dactylifera cultivar Barhee BC4 chromosome 11, palm_55x_up_171113_PBpolish2nd_filt_p, whole genome shotgun sequence, the following are encoded in one genomic region:
- the LOC103711915 gene encoding auxin-induced protein X10A codes for MTGLVKKLLFCGAKSLATTELPEGRIWVCVGRDEKAQRFELEANYLNHPLFEDLLRLSAPEFGYSYEGALRIACETDLFLHLLDLLRSSNPSVHYMELRDLMDKFHASAGAGGHHDKPRHHHHH; via the coding sequence ATGACAGGGCTGGTGAAGAAGCTTTTGTTCTGCGGTGCCAAGAGCTTGGCGACGACGGAGCTCCCGGAGGGACGCATCTGGGTGTGCGTCGGCCGGGATGAGAAGGCGCAGAGGTTCGAGCTGGAGGCAAACTATCTCAATCATCCACTGTTTGAGGACCTGCTCAGGTTGTCGGCGCCGGAGTTCGGGTACTCGTACGAGGGAGCGCTCCGCATCGCATGCGAGACCGACCTCTTCCTCCACCTCCTCGATCTTCTCAGAAGCAGCAACCCTTCTGTCCACTACATGGAGCTTCGGGATCTCATGGACAAGTTCCATGCCTCTGCCGGCGCCGGTGGCCACCATGACAAGCCTcgccaccaccatcaccactaG
- the LOC120112337 gene encoding stress response protein NST1-like isoform X1, with product MTIQPEFNGSENLEFPEFYKKTHTKKNKEWIDPICAVKHSKMLSLREESSQSGMQLTSEEMSRQALGKRKRYILGFGDGPKLSSSSSTPSRVSQDHVGELQKLKTEMEEMKMEREELRRQLEQERREREEEKKEREEEQKQIAYLTSLVTEFLKEKTQTHKSSIHHDGAMYSTDTWWSYEHVKSSFWYMDSFCSDDHGGVVYKQNPVFGLFIFLST from the exons ATGACTATACAG CCGGAGTTTAATGGTTCTGAAAACCTTGAATTTCcagaattctataagaaaactcATACCAAGAAGAACAAAGAGTGGATTGATCCTATTTGCGCCGTGAAACAT TCAAAGATGTTGAGCTTGCGAGAAGAATCTTCCCAATCCGGTATGCAATTAACATCAGAGGAGATGTCTAGGCAGGCACttggaaaaaggaagagatacATTCTTGGATTTGGGGATGGGCCGAAgctctcttcatcttcttccacaccTAGTCGTGTATCACAAGATCATGTTGGGGAGTTGCAGAAACTTAAAACTgagatggaggagatgaagatggagcgtgaggagctgcggaggcaattggagcaggagaggagagagcgagaggaggaaaagaaagagcgaGAGGAAGAACAGAAGCAAATTGCATATCTTACAAGTTTGGTGACAGAGTTCTTAAAGGAAAAGACTCAAACACATAAGTCATctatccatcatgatggggccatGTATTCAACTG ATACATGGTGGAGTTATGAGCATGTGAAATCTAGTTTCTGGTACATGGATAGCTTTTGTTCAGATGATCATGGTGGAGTTGTCTACAAGCAGAATCCAGTTTTTGGTTTATTCATATTTTTGTCTACATGA
- the LOC120112337 gene encoding ribosomal biogenesis protein LAS1L-like isoform X2 — MTIQPEFNGSENLEFPEFYKKTHTKKNKEWIDPICAVKHSKMLSLREESSQSGMQLTSEEMSRQALGKRKRYILGFGDGPKLSSSSSTPSRVSQDHVGELQKLKTEMEEMKMEREELRRQLEQERREREEEKKEREEEQKQIAYLTSLVTEFLKEKTQTHKSSIHHDGAMYSTGGTNTR; from the exons ATGACTATACAG CCGGAGTTTAATGGTTCTGAAAACCTTGAATTTCcagaattctataagaaaactcATACCAAGAAGAACAAAGAGTGGATTGATCCTATTTGCGCCGTGAAACAT TCAAAGATGTTGAGCTTGCGAGAAGAATCTTCCCAATCCGGTATGCAATTAACATCAGAGGAGATGTCTAGGCAGGCACttggaaaaaggaagagatacATTCTTGGATTTGGGGATGGGCCGAAgctctcttcatcttcttccacaccTAGTCGTGTATCACAAGATCATGTTGGGGAGTTGCAGAAACTTAAAACTgagatggaggagatgaagatggagcgtgaggagctgcggaggcaattggagcaggagaggagagagcgagaggaggaaaagaaagagcgaGAGGAAGAACAGAAGCAAATTGCATATCTTACAAGTTTGGTGACAGAGTTCTTAAAGGAAAAGACTCAAACACATAAGTCATctatccatcatgatggggccatGTATTCAACTGGTGGCACAAATACTCGTTG A
- the LOC120112337 gene encoding ribosomal biogenesis protein LAS1L-like isoform X3 — MLSLREESSQSGMQLTSEEMSRQALGKRKRYILGFGDGPKLSSSSSTPSRVSQDHVGELQKLKTEMEEMKMEREELRRQLEQERREREEEKKEREEEQKQIAYLTSLVTEFLKEKTQTHKSSIHHDGAMYSTDTWWSYEHVKSSFWYMDSFCSDDHGGVVYKQNPVFGLFIFLST, encoded by the exons ATGTTGAGCTTGCGAGAAGAATCTTCCCAATCCGGTATGCAATTAACATCAGAGGAGATGTCTAGGCAGGCACttggaaaaaggaagagatacATTCTTGGATTTGGGGATGGGCCGAAgctctcttcatcttcttccacaccTAGTCGTGTATCACAAGATCATGTTGGGGAGTTGCAGAAACTTAAAACTgagatggaggagatgaagatggagcgtgaggagctgcggaggcaattggagcaggagaggagagagcgagaggaggaaaagaaagagcgaGAGGAAGAACAGAAGCAAATTGCATATCTTACAAGTTTGGTGACAGAGTTCTTAAAGGAAAAGACTCAAACACATAAGTCATctatccatcatgatggggccatGTATTCAACTG ATACATGGTGGAGTTATGAGCATGTGAAATCTAGTTTCTGGTACATGGATAGCTTTTGTTCAGATGATCATGGTGGAGTTGTCTACAAGCAGAATCCAGTTTTTGGTTTATTCATATTTTTGTCTACATGA
- the LOC103711916 gene encoding UDP-rhamnose/UDP-galactose transporter 1: MEEGKKSAVSDVGAWAMNVVSSVGLIMANKQLMSSAGYAFYFATTLTGFHFGVTAFVGFVSNATGFSSAKHVPLWELLWFSIVANTSITGMNLSLMLNSVGFYQISKLSMIPVVCVMEWILHSKNYSKEVKMAVVAVVVGVGVCTVTDVKVNAKGFLCACVAVLSTSLQQISIGSLQKKYSIGSFELLSKTAPIQAISLLLLGPLIDYYLNGKSIIKYNFSSGAIFFILLSCALAVFCNMSQYLCIGRFSATSFQVLGHMKTICVLMLGWLLFDSQLTLKNIMGMVIAIVGMVIYSWAVELEKQANAKIALTKTSLTEDEIRLLKDGVDIAPAKDVELGETKA; encoded by the exons aTGGAGGAGGGGAAGAAGTCGGCGGTGTCAGATGTGGGGGCGTGGGCCATGAACGTCGTCAGCTCGGTGGGCCTCATCATGGCCAACAAGCAGCTCATGTCCTCCGCCGGCTACGCCTTCTACTTCG CCACAACGCTAACTGGGTTCCACTTTGGCGTAACTGCATTTGTGGGTTTTGTGTCGAATGCTACCGGATTTTCTTCTGCAAAGCATGTTCCTCTGTGGGAACTTCTCTGGTTTTCTATTGTTGCCAACACATCCATCACTGGGATGAACTTGAGTCTCATGCTCAACTCTGTTGGATTTTATCAG ATCTCGAAGTTGAGTATGATTCCAGTTGTCTGTGTGATGGAGTGGATCCTTCATAGTAAAAACTACTCTAAAGAAGTGAAGATGGCTGTGGTGGCAGTTGTTGTTGGTGTTGGTGTCTGCACGGTGACGGATGTGAAAGTTAATGCTAAAGGGTTTCTGTGTGCTTGTGTTGCAGTATTGTCAACATCCTTGCAACAAATT TCAATTGGTTCCTTGCAGAAGAAGTATTCAATCGGTTCTTTTGAACTGCTGAGTAAGACGGCCCCAATACAAGCTATTTCTCTTCTGCTTCTTGGACCTCTCATAGATTACTACCTTAATGGCAAATCTATAATAAAATACAACTTTTCTTCTGGTGCTATT TTTTTCATACTTCTCTCATGTGCACTTGCCGTATTCTGCAACATGAGCCAGTACCTCTGCATTGGCCGTTTCTCAGCAACCTCATTCCAGGTTCTGGGTCATATGAAAACCATCTGCGTGCTCATGCTTGGTTGGTTATTGTTTGATTCTCAGCTGACACTGAAAAATATAATGGGAATGGTGATAGCTATTGTGGGGATGGTTATCTACAGCTGGGCTGTGGAGTTGGAGAAGCAAGCAAATGCTAAGATTGCTCTCACCAAAACTAGCCTAACCGAAGATGAAATCCGCCTTTTGAAAGATGGAGTGGACATTGCACCTGCAAAAGATGTAGAGCTTGGGGAAACAAAGGCCTAA